GCTGTACGGGACCACGGTCGTCTTGCGCGAGGGGTTCGACGCGGGCGGCACGGCGGACGACATCGACACGTACGACGTGACCGGCGTGTCGCTCGTCCCGACGATGCTCAGGCGGATGCTCGACCGGCGCGGGACGCTGTCGGACTCGCTCCGCGTCGTCCTGCTCGGAGGCGCTCCCGCGCCGGGGGAGCTGTTGGAGCGCTGTCGCGACTACTCGGTCCCCGTCTACCCGACGTACGGGATGACGGAGGCCGCCTCGCAGATCACGACCGCGACGCCCCGACACACCAGAGACCGGATCGGGACGGTCGGCCGACCGCTCTTCGGCACCGACGTGGCGGTCGTCGACGGCGACGGCGACCCGGTCGAGCCCGGCGAGACCGGCGAAATCGTCGTCAGCGGACCGACGATCACGCCGGGGTACCTCGTCGGAGACGAGGGCGACGCGTCGGGTCCCGACTCGGGCGACCGGGGCGACTCGCCAGCGGCCGACGGCGACGGCTCCTCCGCGTCCGAGACGGTCGAGGTGAACGGGATCGGCTCCGCGGCCCTCGATCGGTCCGAGTTCGGCCCGTACGGACTCCACACCGGCGACGTGGGGCGGTTCGACGAGTCGGGATACCTCCACGTGCTCAACCGCGTCGACGACCGGATCATCACCGGCGGCGAGAACGTCGAACCAGGGGAGGTCGCGGACGTGCTCCGCGAGTACGGGGGAGTAGACGACGTGGCCGTGGTGGGGCTCGACGACGACGTGTGGGGCGAGCGCGTCGCGGCGCTGCTCGCGGTCGGAGACCGGTTCCCGCCGGTCGCACCCGACGACGCCCCCGCGGCCGACGCACCCGGGGACGACGCGGCCTCGGGAGACGAGTCCGCGGAAGTCGACTCCGAAGCGAACGGCTCCGAGACGGACGGCTCCGAGACGGACGGTTCCGAGACGGACGGTTCCGAGTCGGACGCGAGCGAAGTCGAGAAGCCGGCCGTCGGCGTCGACGGCATCGGTCCCGCTCCCGTCGACGAGGCCGCGTTCGTCGAGTTCGTCCGCGAGCGGCTGGCCGGGTTCAAGATGCCGAAGACCGTCGCGTACGTCGAGGAGCTACCGCGGACCGTCTCCGGGACGGTCGACAGGGAGGCGACGCGCGCCGTCCTCCGCGAGCGCGGCGGGGACCCCCGCGAGAGCGTCGACGCGGACCTCGAAACGGCGGGGTTCAGGCCGGCCGATCCGACCGAGCCGCCAGAGGGGGAGGCGTCGGCGGCGCCGGGGGACGACGCCGGCGAGGGAGCGACCGAATCGGGAGACAGCGACGACGCCGGCGGCGACGCGGCGCCCGAAAGCGACACGCCGCCAGAAACCGAGACGACCTCGGACGTCGACGCCGCGCCCGATGACGTCGCTTCCGAAGGCGAGGCAGCGCCCGACGAGGGCGCTCCGGCGTCGAACGACGACGGCGACGAGGCGGATGCGGTCGACGAGAGCGACGAGTAAACTCACCCGTCGTTCTCCGTTGTTCCACGAAGGTTTTGACTGCGGGGTCCTCACGTGACGTATGGAGCTACTCGACGACAGCATCGTTCCGGAGCGTGCGCGAGACGTCAAACAGGAGGCCCGCGAGTTCGCGGAGGAGCACATCGCCCCGAACGCCGAGGCGTACTACGAGTCGGGGGAGTACCCCTGGGAAGTGCTCGAAGCGGGCATGGACGCCGGACTCGTCGCCCAGGACATCGGTGAGGAGTACGGCGGGAAGGGGTTCGACCTCGCGCAGATGCTCGCCGTCGCGGAGGAGTTCTACCGGGCCGACGCGGGCATCGCGCTCACGCTTCAGCTCGCCAGCTTCGGCGCCGAGATGGTCGAGGATTACGGCACCGACGAGCAGAAGGAGAAGTATCTCCGACCCGTGGCCGAGAACGACCAGATATCGGGGCTCGCGGTCTCGGAGCCGCAGACCGGTTCCGACCTCGCGGGCATGACGACGAAGGCCGAGAAGGTCGAGGGCGGCTACGAGCTGACCGGCGAGAAGTACTGGGTCGGGAACGCGGTCGAGGCCGACTGGCTCACCGTCTACGCGAAGACGGGCGAGAGCGACGACCGCTACTCGAACTACACGCTGTTCATCGTCGAGACCGACTCGGACGGCTACGAGGCCGAGCACATCCCGGAGAAGATGGGCATGCGCGCCTCCAAGCAGGGCCACATCGTCTTCGAGAACTGCTTCGTGCCCGAGGAGAACGTCGTCGGCAGCGAGGGCGGCGGATTCTACGCCCTCGCGGACTTCTTCAACCACGGCCGCGTCGTCGTCGGCGGCCACGGGCTGGGGCTGGCGGCGGCGGCCATCGAGGAGGCCGAGGCGTTCATCAGCGACCGCGAGGCGTTCGGCCGCACCATCGACGACTTCCAGGCGGTCCAGCACACGATCTCGGACATGCGGATCGGGTTCGAGTCGGCGCGCGCGCTCAACTGGCGCGCCTGCGAGAAGGTCGCGAACGGCGAGGACGCCGGCTACTGGGC
The sequence above is a segment of the Halorubrum sp. 2020YC2 genome. Coding sequences within it:
- a CDS encoding AMP-binding protein; translated protein: MRDWLSHRVVSSPDDTALVRAEDGEAWSYTDLDRLVAETAGRLVAHGLGEGDRIGVLTPPYVGTVGLVHATMRIGATFVPLGQELTAREIAARIERTDLDAVVCAEPTESAATDAASRIEGVPVYSVDDPSSAGVTGIHDVDPASLDPPEWSFADPLCVLFTSGTTGEPKPVPLTAGNVYSSAVASAFRLGVEADDRWLVSLSLHHMGGLAPVYRSVLYGTTVVLREGFDAGGTADDIDTYDVTGVSLVPTMLRRMLDRRGTLSDSLRVVLLGGAPAPGELLERCRDYSVPVYPTYGMTEAASQITTATPRHTRDRIGTVGRPLFGTDVAVVDGDGDPVEPGETGEIVVSGPTITPGYLVGDEGDASGPDSGDRGDSPAADGDGSSASETVEVNGIGSAALDRSEFGPYGLHTGDVGRFDESGYLHVLNRVDDRIITGGENVEPGEVADVLREYGGVDDVAVVGLDDDVWGERVAALLAVGDRFPPVAPDDAPAADAPGDDAASGDESAEVDSEANGSETDGSETDGSETDGSESDASEVEKPAVGVDGIGPAPVDEAAFVEFVRERLAGFKMPKTVAYVEELPRTVSGTVDREATRAVLRERGGDPRESVDADLETAGFRPADPTEPPEGEASAAPGDDAGEGATESGDSDDAGGDAAPESDTPPETETTSDVDAAPDDVASEGEAAPDEGAPASNDDGDEADAVDESDE
- a CDS encoding acyl-CoA dehydrogenase family protein is translated as MELLDDSIVPERARDVKQEAREFAEEHIAPNAEAYYESGEYPWEVLEAGMDAGLVAQDIGEEYGGKGFDLAQMLAVAEEFYRADAGIALTLQLASFGAEMVEDYGTDEQKEKYLRPVAENDQISGLAVSEPQTGSDLAGMTTKAEKVEGGYELTGEKYWVGNAVEADWLTVYAKTGESDDRYSNYTLFIVETDSDGYEAEHIPEKMGMRASKQGHIVFENCFVPEENVVGSEGGGFYALADFFNHGRVVVGGHGLGLAAAAIEEAEAFISDREAFGRTIDDFQAVQHTISDMRIGFESARALNWRACEKVANGEDAGYWAALAKTKSTEVATDCAEKGMKLHGGRSNFTDRRIARVYRDVRIPVIYEGANDIQRNLIYRQSR